A window from Schistosoma haematobium chromosome 1, whole genome shotgun sequence encodes these proteins:
- a CDS encoding hypothetical protein (EggNog:ENOG410IT51~COG:T) yields the protein MCTRNYINFQFHSSSVETCDSNSSNEEVTKLEQDYTSEYSYPCRWDQLPSNKHIFANYNFPSKLIYKILQPEYWWSRYSTSLKDKCLKNRWLSYIGQCDERYDLTEYQLIREIIWVLLGARGSFVMQLCENQMVDICCKPHLVSVSHLSYNALDSLLGKFVDWNNHILFIRLVVHFVVNKMDCVSHACAFSFASCLNGFLSQLDEFLHEMESKSRNPGIFTMISLYHCLIPWCNRVKILSKIIKDVIKNDLDNLRETSTITTLLDALHHTSDLLEDCGFDQYIVKVLRSMFIITFHPFISSLVQLFSGSATFTDPLVKLFADINFNIPPNDPKFWSDAIKPRNNVLGSSHVPYMFLPIMDEVVDGLKTIFLLTAVCEKIGDYSFLGTVDSNSICIFLDSLLSEHFRLKLNHQESYVSKNCYKMDESRTTLKSLESQLKRFVCERRMSVNQQLLKLLLLSHMRGPNGLRTVGNCLAVAGAVYLFGAGDNMNDFARQCFRNIAFSRAKKLDLVELTANLQSQLSGAFRNRHVSHSLLHLESPVFTFDLLNMDQPVDDRPMVLTFDLIGNLRLNYHLDWPANIILDENSIGIYNDVFIFLLQIKYVKWSLENLHFSTPEKRVPTCFPVNHYLIILRVKMLFIFTSLHDFLAHRIEAIRTRFSSKWCLPEFYSTTSINHNIPETNTFSDLVQDHKNLLNELQSVCLLTESTSLLFTEIYNLCNMGLQLRELWLKSLLSPNYETSRFTVKIEFLSEQFDNHVQFLSTMLTRTVRLSTAKQLLYLSSSFKTAASLRMASPIKSIDNFLISSTPHHLQIEIKSNVKRKDKKANLDIEMNTDGVETPQDKCIFQVKTKSRNSNNSMVYLEDALRLGWTSQRASYLFDLLTRPPLLFSPSMGISLSFEKGSQNNYQILPANKRNRPIDPDPCLLSIDGLLDCLFVTNSLVDQIYHDCMDNPENRGTDEYEHSPTVLAAKFFRRRVKPIITRLSEFRLKLSDFKLGACVGRGACGIVRVVREVSPPHSVYAMKSQFKGAWLHHDPEGSQILLERTVLAQATAIENPWLPHLHYAFQDEKHLHLVMDYEPGGDLYIFLSKVGHLLDSKMIQFYCAEAVEAVHSLHQMGYIHCDLKPENFAIERSGHLKLIDFGSAIRLDADGKCVCPTMVGTKEYLNIELLRQRGRHNQEPLLVGPEFDYWAIGVLLYELFYGQTPFYDEDDDAMMQKIMDYRKTLKFPATAEITDCAIHLIKSLIISPSKRLSYEDVVMHPFFKDIDFSALRQVTPPYLPPVGELDDVSNFSGGGSRARDEAILDVSRNQTFSPIRYTKSSVQDGYVTQCATLNNEENEEDETVLVKPLDTEILNDENQENINPHKSPLSPEVLKRKAIQEAAAVPINEEIEEIEDIEWEGSECVRDLPFLGYTYTPGLVLFGNLSKKQVHSTSVAHVGTSVIANISTPYRRTFIENQDSLSTSLRHSIGCSDVGRLKDAKKTSDPEIVGLSELQQRNRQLCEQIEQLQLQNKESEDLRQRLLSAFDNGHVLKEINEAVRVLSDTVVEKEKSTVGHLNSRIKHLQEENFRLTASVQSCQQAQAIVDQLQHAVSRLSNLPSNFTEADLLDLLTALCPPTVYTTPEMLADVSLSTIRTSNSSDNLIGYELIHRLINFALKQFKHASNRARQSCYALESTNAELKKALDESKQQVNQLVETIDGLIADQRRYRETESNLNWEIKELKQKLEDSKDYQRDLHQKFLQFEDKYFSARERLKEEEKKNKEITEKLEQLTLNSVQKQQNNSSELQTQSGQLSLLVERNKEVERELAALRNALQEATQQSGSELSELRKQLDNVRTEKEHLFTDKQSERRQLEERADKAETQLKSLRDQITVMLTERGRLVSLSAIDSQRLSDMQLQLNDAIMKKESAEISLREATLRLERLNTTHNQTLILDQMRNEFESTRSQLRTAQTELIQYKQNEELLRERVANYEREISDLKQEVTLLRTRHDQLQASIALGHTAENSSEVHNQLVTLTDEKQTLQDEIDQLRTQVERLRLNNTQLLSQRDTARQDARESEMATVRAKELGEATQQALEREVHRLSTITEQQGKLINHMRGLLPPEFNNTHRNCSADGSSDYQNSEGGKRRASKFISSKSRRPGAPLISAASAFFNKHRKREVKTESNPENVEYLSSNEFTRQPSRIQKMMSKTRLNFKKHSTMPVKVDYSVNAPYYTTSANDECYMEDYDPLGYDVYSADDADFDDGLPFPAPSTFAVPHGRPPRASDNVSNTGSTSSAPSTASSAPAGPVKFVRDHSWHRNRSKIHVGWADGNDKPELSKVPSALKHRGQPKILKQLSKVLGRGKQSSTHLDPNRLDD from the exons ATGTGTACCAGGAATTACATTAACTTCCAATTTCACTCATCTTCAGTTGAAACATGTGACTCCAACTCTTCAAATGAAGAAGTTACAAAGCTGGAACAGGATTATACTTCTGAATACTCATACCCATGTCGCTGGGATCAACTTCCGTCAAACAAACATATCTTCGCCAATTATAACTTCCCATCTAAATTAATCTACAAAATCTTGCAGCCTGAGTATTGGTGGAGTCGGTATTCAACTAGTTTGAAAGATAAATGTCTGAAAAATCGTTGGTTGTCTTACATTGGGCAATGTGATGAAAGATATGACTTAACAGAGTATCAACTGATACGTGAAATTATCTGGGTCCTGCTTGGTGCCAGGGGTAGCTTTGTTATGCAATTATGTGAAAACCAAATGGTAGATATTTGTTGCAAACCACATCTTGTATCTGTTAGCCATTTATCTTATAATGCTCTTGATTCATTGCTGGGGAAGTTCGTTGATTGGAATAATCATATACTATTCATCAGACTTGTAGTCCATTTTGTAGTCAACAAAATGGACTGCGTATCTCATGCTTGCGCCTTCTCTTTTGCCAGTTGCTTGAATGGATTTTTGTCTCAACTTGATGAGTTCTTGCATGAGATGGAAAGTAAAAGCCGTAATCCAGGCATTTTCACTATGATCAGTCTTTATCATTGTTTGATCCCTTGGTGTAACCGTGTTAAGATATTGTCGAAAATCATAAAAGATGTCATTAAAAACGACCTCGATAACTTACGAGAGACAAGTACGATCACAACTTTGCTGGATGCACTACATCATACTTCAGACTTACTAGAAGACTGTGGCTTTGACCAGTACATCGTTAAAGTACTACGTTCTATGTTCATCATCACATTTCATCCATTCATTTCCTCACTAGTCCAGCTGTTTTCAGGGTCTGCGACTTTCACCGACCCACTGGTAAAATTGTTCGCtgatataaattttaatatacCACCTAATGATCCAAAATTCTGGTCTGATGCCATTAAGCCGCGAAACAATGTGTTAGGGTCATCTCACGTACCGTATATGTTTCTTCCTATCATGGATGAGGTAGTCGATGGTCTTAAAACTATCTTCTTACTCACTGCGGTCTGTGAAAAAATTGGGGACTACTCCTTCCTCGGAACAGTTGATTCAAACTCTATTTGTATCTTTTTGGATTCTCTCTTGAGCGAACATTTTCGTCTTAAGCTCAACCACCAAGAATCCTATGTCTCGAAAAATTGTTACAAAATGGATGAATCAAGGACCACACTCAAATCCTTGGAGTCACAATTAAAACGTTTTGTTTGTGAACGAAGAATGTCAGTTAATCAACAGTTGTTGAAGTTATTGCTTCTCTCGCATATGCGTGGGCCAAATGGTTTGCGAACTGTAGGAAACTGCCTAGCTGTTGCGGGAGCAGTGTATCTTTTCGGTGCTGGTGATAATATGAACGATTTCGCTCGCCAGTGTTTCAGGAATATTGCATTTTCAAGAGCCAAGAAGCTGGACCTTGTTGAGCTCACCGCTAATCTACAGAGTCAGTTAAGTGGTGCTTTCAGGAACCGTCATGTATCTCATTCACTCCTGCATCTAGAGTCTCCTGTCTTCACATTTGATCTCCTTAATATGGATCAACCAGTTGATGATCGACCTATGGTACTGACTTTTGATTTGATTGGTAATTTAAGACTTAATTATCACCTGGACTGGCCAGCGAATATCATTTTGGATGAAAACAGCATTGGAATTTATAACGATGTCTTCATTTTCTTGCTTCAG ATTAAATACGTTAAATGGAGTCTTGAAAACTTACATTTCAGCACTCCAGAGAAAAGAGTTCCAACTTGTTTCCCCGTCAACCACTATCTTATCATACTACGTGTAAAAATGTTGTTTATCTTCACAAGCCTACATGATTTCTTGGCACACAGAATTGAAGCTATCCGAACTCGATTTTCATCTAAGTGGTGTCTTCCTGAATTTTATTCTACTACATCTATCAATCACAATATCCCCGAAACAAATACTTTCTCTGATCTTGTGCAAGATCATAAAAATTTGCTCAATGAATTACAGTCCGTGTGCCTATTAACCGAATCTACTTCGCTTCTTTTTACAGAGATATATAACCTTTGCAATATGGGCCTTCAGCTACGAGAATTATGGTTAAAGAGCCTTTTATCTCCAAACTATGAAACTTCACGTTTTACAGTAAAAATTGAGTTTCTTTCTGAGCAATTTGACAATCATGTACAGTTCCTTTCGACAATGCTAACACGCACAGTACGTTTGAGTACTGCTAAACAGCTTTTGTACCTATCAAGTTCTTTTAAAACTGCGGCCTC GTTAAGAATGGCTTCACCGATAAAATCCATTGAtaatttcctaatttcctcaaCTCCACATCACTTACAGATCGAAATTAAAAGTAATGTAAAACGGAAAGATAAGAAAGCTAATTTGGATATTGAAATGAACACTGATGGTGTGGAGACACCTCAGGATAAATGTATATTTCAGGTTAAAACGAAATCTCGAAACAGCAATAACAGCATGGTCTATCTAGAAGATGCTTTACGTTTGGGCTGGACATCCCAACGTGCGAGTTACTTATTTGATCTCTTAACAAGGCCTCCGCTTCTTTTTTCTCCCAGCATGGGAATCAGTCTTTCATTCGAAAAAGGTTCGCAGAATAATTATCAAATTCTACCCGCTAACAAACGAAATCGTCCGATTGATCCTGATCCGTGTTTGTTATCGATCGACGGTCTTCTAGACTGTTTATTCGTAACGAATTCTTTGGTTGATCAAATCTATCATGACTGTATGGATAATCCAGAAAATCGGGGGACTGATGAATACGAACACTCTCCTACCGTTTTGGCTGCGAAATTCTTCCGAAGACGAG TGAAGCCAATCATTACTCGATTATCAGAATTCCGTCTCAAACTGTCGGATTTCAAGCTGGGCGCATGTGTTGGTAGAGGGGCTTGTGGAATAGTACGTGTAGTACGTGAGGTATCGCCACCTCATTCAGTGTATGCAATGAAATCTCAGTTTAAAGGAGCGTGGTTGCATCATGATCCG GAGGGCTCTCAGATTCTGCTTGAAAGGACTGTGTTAGCGCAAGCAACTGCCATTGAAAATCCATGGCTTCCACACCTGCATTATGCATTTCAAGATGAAAAGCACTTGCATCTTGTGATGGACTATGAACCCGGTGGCGATTTGTATATATTCTTAAGCAA AGTTGGTCATTTGTTGGATTCAAAAATGATACAGTTTTATTGTGCTGAAGCTGTGGAAGCCGTTCATTCATTGCACCAAATGGGCTATATTCATTG TGACCTAAAGCCTGAAAATTTCGCAATTGAAAGGAGTGGACACCTGAAGCTAATTGATTTTGGTTCGGCTATCAGGCTTGATGCTGATGGAAAA TGTGTCTGTCCTACAATGGTTGGGACAAAAGAATATCTGAACATTGAACTTTTACGACAACGTGGACGTCATAATCAAGAACCATTACTTGTTGGCCCTGAATTCGATTATTGGGCGATTGGTGTCTtattatatgaattattttatggACAGACGCCTTTCTacgatgaagatgatgatgcaATGATGCAGAAAATTATGGATTATCGG AAAACACTAAAGTTCCCTGCAACCGCTGAAATAACAGACTGTgctattcatttaattaaatcaCTAATTATTAGTCCATCGAAACGGTTAAGTTATGAAGATGTTGTTATGCATCCATTTTTCAAAGATATTGATTTCTCTGCATTGAGACAAG TCACTCCTCCATACTTGCCCCCAGTTGGTGAGTTAGACGATGTTTCAAATTTTTCCGGCGGTGGTTCTCGTGCTCGTGATGAGGCTATATTGGATGTCTCTAGGAATCAGACTTTCTCCCCAATACGTTATACAAAGTCATCTGTTCAAGACGGATATGTCACTCAGTGTGCTACTTTAAACAATGAAGAAAACGAAGAAGACGAAACTGTGCTGGTAAAGCCTTTAGATACtgaaattttgaatgatgaaaaTCAGGAGAATATTAATCCACATAAATCACCATTGTCCCCCGAAGTATTAAAAAGAAAAGCAATTCAAGAAGCTGCTGCTGTACCAATAAATGAAGAAATTGAAGAAATAGAAGATATAGAATGGGAAGGTTCTGAGTGTGTCCGGGACTTACCATTCTTGGGATATACGTATACACCTGGATTGGTATTATTCGGAAACCTTTCCAAGAAACAGGTTCATTCGACCTCCGTTGCTCATGTTGGAACATCAGTAATAGCTAATATCAG CACACCTTACAGACGAACATTTATTGAAAACCAAGATTCATTATCTACATCACTTAGACATAGCATTGGTTGTTCTGACGTTGGGCGACTTAAGGATGCCAAAAAAACGAGTGATCCTGAAATTGTCGGTTTATCTGAACTTCAGCAACGTAATCGACAGTTATGTGAACAAATTGAACAGCTACAACTACAGAATAAAGAGTCTGAG GATTTACGTCAACGATTATTAAGTGCATTCGACAATGGTCATGTCCTGAAAGAAATTAATGAAGCTGTACGTGTTCTTTCTGATACAGTCGTTGAGAAAGAAAA GTCTACTGTTGGTCATTTGAATTCTAGAATAAAACACCTTCAGGAAGAAAATTTTCGTTTGACTGCTTCAGTACAAAGTTGTCAACAGGCACAAGCTATAGTAGATCAATTGCAACACGCTGTG TCTCGTCTTTCAAATTTGCCAAGTAATTTTACAGAAGCGGATTTACTTGATCTGCTAACTGCACTATGTCCACCTACAGTTTACACAACACCTGAAATGCTCGCTGATGTTTCACTGTCAACTATACGTACATCTAATTCATCAGATAATCTTATTGGCTATGAATTAATTCATCGTCTTATCAATTTCGCTCTCAAACAATTTAAACATGCTTCTAATCGTGCAAGACAATCATGTTATGCATTAGAATCGACTAATGCTGAGCTGAAAAAGGCTTTAGATGAATCAAAGCAACAAGTTAATCAATTGGTGGAAACTATTGATGGATTAATTGCAGATCAACGTCGTTATCGTGAGACTGAGAGCAATCTTAATTGGGAAATTAAA GAATTGAAACAAAAGCTTGAAGATTCGAAGGATTATCAACGTGATTTACACCAGAAGTTCTTGCAATTTGAAGACAAATACTTCTCAGCACGAGAGAGgttaaaagaagaagaaaag AAAAACAAAGAGATTACAGAGAAACTTGAACAATTGACACTTAACTCAGTGCAAAAACAACAGAATAATTCATCTGAATTGCAAACACAATC tGGTCAACTTAGTTTATTGGTTGAACGTAATAAGGAAGTGGAACGAGAACTTGCAGCTTTAAGAAATGCCTTGCAAGAAGCAACACAACAAAGTGGGTCCGAATTAAGTGAATTGAGAAAGCAGTTGGATAATGTAAGAACA GAGAAAGAGCATTTATTCACTGATAAGCAATCTGAACGTCGTCAACTAGAAGAACGAGCAGATAAAGCGGAAACGCAATTAAAAAGTCTACGAGATCAAATTACAGTTATGCTTACTGAACGTGGTCGTTTAGTTTCACTTTCAGCAATCGACTCTCAG CGCTTATCAGATATGCAACTACAATTAAATGACGCAATAATGAAAAAAGAATCTGCTGAAATTTCTCTTCGTGAAGCAACACTTCGACTGGAAAGATTAAATACTACACATAATCAAACG CTTATTCTTGATCAAATGAGAAATGAATTTGAATCAACAAGGTCCCAGTTGAGAACTGCTCAAACTGAACTTattcaatataaacaaaatgagGAATTGTTACG CGAACGCGTAGCTAACTATGAACGTGAGATTTCTGACCTGAAGCAAGAAGTGACGCTTCTGCGAACACGACATGATCAATTACAGGCTTCTATTGCTCTAGGTCAT ACTGCTGAAAATTCATCTGAAGTGCATAATCAATTAGTTACTCTCACTGATGAGAAACAAACACTCCAAGACGAG ATAGATCAACTGCGGACTCAAGTTGAACGACTTCGTCTCAATAATACACAACTTCTCAGTCAACGTGATACTGCTCGTCAAGACGCTCGAGAGTCAGAAATGGCAACAGTGAGAGCTAAAGAACTAGGCGAAGCAACGCAACAAGCACTTGAGCGTGAAGTTCATCGTCTTTCTACTATTACAGAACAACAAGGGAAGTTGATCAATCACATGCGTGGTCTTCTACCCCCGGAATTCAATAACACTCATCGTAATTGCTCTGCCGATGGTAGTTCAGATTATCAAAATTCTGAAGGTGGTAAACGACGGGCTAGTAAATTTATAAGTTCTAAAAGTCGTCGACCAGGTGCTCCTTTGATTTCAGCAGCATCTGCTTTTTTCAATAAACATCGTAAACGTGAAGTAAAGACTGA ATCTAATCCTGAGAATGTTGAATATTTATCATCTAATGAGTTTACAAGACAACCCAGTCGTATACAAAAGATGATGAGCAAAACACGTCTTAACTTCAAAAAGCACTCTACTATGCCCGTTAAAGTAGATTATTCTGTAAATGCACCTTATTATACAACATCAGCAAATGATGAGTGTTACATGGAAGATTATGATCCGCTAGGATATGATGTATATTCTGCTGATGATGCTGATTTTGATGATGGACTTCCGTTTCCCGCTCCTTCAACCTTTGCTGTTCCACATGGTCGGCCACCTAGAGCAAGTGATAATGTGTCAAATACTGGTAGTACATCTTCCGCTCCAAGTACAGCCAGTTCTGCTCCAGCTGGTCCAGTAAAATTTGTCCGTGATCATTCATGGCACAGAAATCGATCAAAGATTCATGTAGGTTGGGCAGATGGTAATGATAAACCGGAGTTAAGTAAA
- a CDS encoding hypothetical protein (EggNog:ENOG410KD7X), with translation MTEQTTKVLKLKTFSPPSFQLMPFWPNNIEAWFCYAEADFSEHGVIDTRAQFLAVVKALPREFNRYITPSMFTSDVSEPYETLKRSILKRGDLTDRQRLDQLLNNIDLQHGWHRRPFESEYEGPFKVLQREPKYYIIDKNGINDSISIDRLKAAYLEGNPIYVDFPSVQSHDTAPLIIPQSTTNTRDVTPNVSKNKLKTTRSGRRVRFPEHLNDYCT, from the coding sequence atgactgaacagacaaccaaagtactcaagcttaagactttttccccgccttcgtttcaactcatgcctttctggcccaacaacatcgaagcctggttctgctacgcggaagccgacttctccgagcacggcgtgatcgacacacgtgcacaattcctcgcagtagtcaaggcactaccgcgcgaattcaacaggtacataacacctagtatgtttactagtgatgtttctgaaccttacgaaaccttaaaacgttcgattcttaaacgaggagacctaaccgatcgacaaaggttagaccaactccttaataacatagacctgcaGCACGGTTGgcatcgacgacctttcgaatcagaatacgaaggacctttcaaagttcttcaacgcgaaccgaagtactatataatcgataagaacggaatcaacgatagcatcagcatcgatcgcctcaaagcagcgtatttagaaggaaatcctatctacgtcgattttccttcggtacaatcgcacgaCACGgctccactcataattcctcaatcgacaaccaacacacgcgatgttactccgaatgtatctaaaaataaacttaaaacgacgcgttctggaagaagagttagatttccagaacatttaaacgactattgcacgtaa